A single window of Acinetobacter wuhouensis DNA harbors:
- a CDS encoding arylesterase, translating into MMKKLPHCLFFSTICLLPISSFAKTIMIVGDSLSAGYGITPQQGWVNLLQLRLNQDFPKQHKVVNASVSGETTSGALARLPKLLQTHKPNVVVIELGGNDGLRGQPPQMIQKNLAQLIQQSQKSKAMVVLLGMKIPPNYGTAYSTAFENNYKILSQQYKVKMHPFFMEGVAGHPNLMQKDLIHPNATAQKVLLNNAYPLIKGALID; encoded by the coding sequence ATGATGAAAAAACTCCCTCATTGTTTATTCTTTAGCACGATCTGTCTATTGCCGATTAGTAGTTTTGCAAAAACCATCATGATCGTAGGCGATAGTTTAAGTGCAGGCTATGGCATCACACCGCAACAGGGTTGGGTGAATTTATTACAATTACGTCTAAATCAAGACTTTCCCAAACAACATAAAGTCGTGAATGCCAGTGTGAGTGGAGAAACCACCAGTGGTGCTTTGGCACGTTTGCCGAAACTCTTACAAACCCATAAGCCAAATGTAGTGGTCATCGAACTGGGTGGAAATGATGGCTTACGTGGTCAGCCACCGCAAATGATTCAAAAAAATTTGGCACAACTTATTCAACAAAGTCAGAAAAGTAAAGCAATGGTAGTTTTACTGGGAATGAAGATTCCACCAAACTACGGCACAGCCTATAGCACGGCTTTTGAAAATAATTACAAGATTTTAAGTCAGCAATATAAAGTGAAAATGCATCCATTTTTTATGGAAGGCGTGGCAGGTCATCCGAATTTAATGCAAAAGGATTTAATTCATCCAAATGCAACTGCGCAGAAAGTTTTATTGAACAATGCTTATCCGTTGATTAAAGGAGCATTGATTGATTAA
- the rng gene encoding ribonuclease G, with the protein MSDELLINVTPMECRVALIQNGTVNELFVERTVKRGLVGNIYKGKVVRVLPGMQAAFVDIGLSRTAFLHINDMVWPRHQPTPNVFELLQPGQILTVQVMKDMLGTKGARLSTDLSIPSRYLVLMPYGNHIGVSQRIESEEERDRLRSMIERIQTEHKLPGSVIVRTAADGIDEASIAQDMAYLAKLWEYIQKKQKIIAVPSLIFEELPLPQRVIRDLANEETANIYVDSREIHGKLQEFVCEFVPSMQSRLQHYPGERPLFDLYNVEEDIQKALQTRVALKSGGYLMIDQTEAMTTIDVNTGSYVGGRSLEDTVFKTNMEATQVIARQLRLRNLGGIIIIDFIDMQEAVHREEVMKQFEKNLERDHAKTKITQVSELGLVEMTRKRTRESLEHLLCESCPTCQGRGYVKTAETVCYEIFREILRYTRAYESQSGFTVIAHPSVIDRLLTAEAPAVADLEHFIHRVIKFQVENLYTQEQYDIILS; encoded by the coding sequence ATTCAAAATGGGACGGTCAATGAGTTATTTGTTGAGCGGACTGTTAAACGTGGGTTAGTCGGAAATATTTACAAAGGCAAAGTGGTGCGTGTACTTCCTGGTATGCAAGCGGCTTTTGTGGATATTGGTTTGTCTCGTACCGCATTTTTGCATATCAACGATATGGTTTGGCCACGTCACCAACCTACACCGAATGTATTTGAATTATTACAACCAGGTCAAATTCTCACTGTGCAAGTGATGAAAGATATGCTGGGAACCAAAGGTGCTCGCTTAAGTACAGATCTTTCAATTCCATCTCGTTATCTTGTTTTGATGCCGTATGGCAATCATATCGGTGTATCACAACGCATTGAGTCTGAAGAAGAACGTGATCGTTTACGTTCTATGATTGAGCGTATTCAAACTGAGCATAAATTACCAGGTTCAGTGATTGTCCGTACTGCGGCAGATGGTATAGATGAAGCATCGATTGCTCAAGATATGGCGTACCTTGCCAAGCTTTGGGAATATATTCAGAAAAAACAAAAAATTATTGCAGTGCCTTCTTTAATCTTTGAAGAACTTCCATTGCCACAACGTGTGATTCGTGATTTGGCAAATGAAGAAACCGCCAATATCTATGTTGATTCACGTGAAATACACGGCAAGCTACAAGAGTTTGTGTGTGAATTTGTCCCAAGCATGCAAAGTCGTTTGCAACATTATCCAGGTGAACGCCCGTTATTTGACTTATACAATGTTGAAGAAGATATTCAAAAGGCATTGCAGACTCGCGTAGCGCTTAAGTCTGGTGGTTATTTGATGATTGATCAAACCGAAGCCATGACCACGATTGATGTCAATACGGGTTCATACGTCGGCGGACGTAGCTTAGAAGATACTGTGTTCAAAACCAATATGGAAGCAACACAGGTCATTGCTCGTCAGTTACGTCTACGTAATTTGGGGGGCATTATCATCATTGACTTTATTGATATGCAGGAAGCTGTGCATCGTGAAGAAGTGATGAAACAGTTTGAGAAAAATCTCGAACGTGATCATGCGAAAACCAAGATTACTCAAGTCTCTGAGCTTGGTTTGGTTGAAATGACACGTAAACGTACTCGTGAATCACTCGAACATTTATTGTGTGAGTCATGCCCGACATGTCAGGGACGCGGATATGTCAAAACAGCTGAGACAGTATGTTACGAAATCTTTCGTGAAATACTAAGATATACCCGTGCTTATGAATCTCAGAGTGGCTTTACTGTTATTGCGCATCCATCTGTGATTGATCGGCTTTTAACGGCAGAAGCCCCAGCTGTGGCGGATTTAGAGCATTTCATTCATCGTGTGATTAAATTCCAAGTGGAAAATTTATATACTCAAGAGCAATACGATATCATTTTAAGTTAA
- a CDS encoding phosphoadenylyl-sulfate reductase: MTVIPTIDQVDALAAEYADKSPSEILELALSQQGEIAISFSGAEDVVLIDMAHNLGKPFRVFSLDTGRLHAETYQFLETVRKHYGIQIEICFPESDAVQKLVNEKGLFSFYQDDHKECCGIRKVQPLRKKLATLDGWITGQRKDQSPGTRTEIPVVQADAGFSGEGKQLIKYNPLANWSSADVWNYIRMMEIPYNPLHEKGYISIGCEPCTRPVLPNQHEREGRWWWEEATHKECGLHAGNLKK; this comes from the coding sequence ATGACTGTTATTCCTACAATTGATCAAGTAGATGCACTTGCAGCAGAATATGCTGATAAATCCCCTTCTGAAATTTTAGAGCTAGCACTTTCTCAACAAGGTGAAATTGCGATTTCATTTTCTGGTGCAGAAGATGTGGTGCTGATCGATATGGCACACAATCTCGGTAAACCCTTTCGAGTATTCAGTTTGGATACAGGGCGTTTGCATGCAGAAACTTATCAATTTCTTGAAACTGTACGCAAACATTATGGCATTCAGATTGAGATCTGTTTTCCAGAATCTGATGCCGTACAAAAGTTGGTGAATGAAAAAGGCTTGTTTAGCTTTTATCAAGACGACCATAAAGAATGTTGTGGTATTCGTAAAGTTCAGCCCTTACGTAAAAAGTTAGCCACTTTAGATGGTTGGATTACGGGTCAACGTAAAGATCAAAGTCCAGGCACACGTACTGAAATTCCAGTGGTTCAAGCTGATGCTGGTTTTTCGGGTGAAGGCAAACAATTGATTAAATATAATCCTTTGGCAAATTGGTCAAGTGCGGATGTTTGGAACTATATTCGTATGATGGAAATTCCGTATAACCCACTGCATGAGAAAGGTTATATTTCTATTGGCTGTGAACCATGTACACGTCCTGTTCTACCTAACCAACATGAACGTGAAGGTCGCTGGTGGTGGGAAGAAGCAACTCACAAAGAGTGTGGTTTACATGCAGGTAACCTAAAAAAATAA
- a CDS encoding ABC transporter permease — MFNLFKPLLRQSFANSGIYLLIVAMCLAISATTALKFSNDQVQQAVTLQAAKMQAADLVLSDTNPIDSKWIQSANELKLKQSHVTMFGSMASTHDQFVMVNVKAIDTSFPLRGDLKIQPAQKLQSGGIWLSKRAQELLKLNVGDDVQLADGQFKVTGIIEHDSNQELGFSAFSPTVIISQADVAKTNAIQVGSRIDYRLLLAGEPQSIEKFQQIYKTEIETEKQKYAKANDQKSDQDSATDQSVQAMSNEEQSFDQQSNLKLRSADEGNSRLIKPIENLDTFLQLANILTILLCGLAIALTSQRYVQQNQDHIALMRCMGASKSQILQTYLALLAVVSVIAIVIGSGLGMILGYALLQLMLQMIPNLELQFSMFEMLLGPLPIAIFTSAIVLIGFILPSLWQLLNTPPIRVIRQQQKSTRSMVWMMSFGILSLIIFSLVLTENIVLTGLVMGAVIVLTAVLYVLVWSILKLLKSLRNQMSSYVRSPSQTALQITALALGLSLITVLAVLRTDLLERWQQQLPEGTPNQFIYGLPPFELDQFKQQLAQRHWKSTPLYPNIKGRLIAKNDQPFSAQLLKENNSLRRELNLTQTDQYPQDNVIVSGQAKLTKVGQVSVEAKLADELGIKIGDQLTFSLPEGQLKAEVVNLRTVEWQSFSPNFFFIFTPKTLDENAGSYLGSFYVPATEKTKMVSLIQQFSNTVFIDVSLIFDEIKRLVSVLVQIITVLAVLVSLSGFLVLIACINLLMDERKREVALLRSFGSSKRQLKNMMMLEIGFIGLLAGIVSCIFAEVISAVASYRMDMIVQLHWEIWLILPLVMAVLCALIGRYRLSYLSDIPPLQSLRELG; from the coding sequence ATGTTCAATTTATTTAAGCCACTTTTGAGGCAAAGTTTTGCCAATTCAGGGATTTATTTACTGATTGTAGCCATGTGTTTAGCGATCAGTGCTACGACTGCATTGAAATTTAGCAATGACCAAGTGCAGCAAGCAGTGACCTTGCAAGCTGCCAAGATGCAAGCTGCTGATTTAGTTCTGAGTGATACCAATCCGATTGATTCAAAATGGATTCAATCTGCAAATGAATTAAAGCTCAAACAGTCCCATGTCACCATGTTTGGTTCAATGGCATCAACGCATGATCAATTTGTCATGGTGAATGTCAAAGCGATTGATACATCATTTCCACTGCGCGGTGATTTAAAAATTCAGCCTGCACAAAAATTGCAAAGTGGTGGAATTTGGTTAAGTAAACGTGCGCAAGAATTACTCAAATTAAATGTCGGTGACGATGTACAACTGGCTGATGGTCAATTCAAAGTCACTGGAATTATCGAACATGATTCCAATCAAGAATTAGGTTTTTCGGCATTTTCACCAACCGTCATCATTTCGCAAGCGGATGTGGCTAAAACCAATGCAATTCAAGTGGGCAGTCGTATTGATTACCGTCTTCTTTTGGCGGGAGAGCCTCAATCCATTGAAAAATTTCAGCAAATTTATAAGACAGAGATTGAAACTGAAAAGCAAAAATATGCCAAAGCAAATGACCAAAAATCTGATCAGGATTCAGCTACAGATCAATCTGTTCAAGCCATGTCGAATGAAGAGCAAAGCTTCGATCAACAAAGCAATTTAAAGCTACGCAGTGCCGATGAGGGAAATTCGCGTTTAATTAAGCCGATAGAAAACTTAGATACTTTTCTACAACTCGCCAATATTCTCACGATTTTACTGTGTGGTTTAGCGATAGCCTTGACCAGTCAGCGTTATGTGCAACAAAACCAAGATCATATTGCTTTGATGCGTTGTATGGGGGCAAGTAAATCTCAGATTCTGCAAACCTATTTAGCACTATTAGCTGTCGTGAGCGTGATTGCGATTGTGATCGGTAGTGGTCTAGGCATGATATTGGGCTATGCGCTTTTGCAACTGATGTTACAGATGATCCCGAATCTAGAACTGCAATTCTCAATGTTTGAAATGTTGCTTGGTCCTTTACCAATTGCCATTTTTACCAGTGCCATTGTTTTGATCGGTTTTATTTTGCCGAGTTTGTGGCAATTGTTAAATACGCCTCCAATTCGTGTAATTCGTCAACAACAAAAATCTACCCGTTCAATGGTGTGGATGATGTCTTTTGGCATATTAAGTCTGATCATTTTTAGTTTGGTATTGACTGAAAATATTGTACTGACTGGATTGGTCATGGGTGCGGTCATTGTCCTCACGGCAGTGCTATATGTACTGGTTTGGTCAATTTTGAAATTGCTTAAATCGCTACGTAACCAAATGTCTAGTTATGTACGCTCGCCATCACAAACAGCATTGCAAATTACTGCATTGGCATTGGGTTTAAGTTTGATTACGGTTTTAGCCGTGTTACGTACTGATTTGCTGGAGCGTTGGCAACAGCAATTGCCTGAGGGAACACCAAATCAATTCATTTATGGTTTACCGCCTTTTGAATTAGACCAATTTAAGCAACAATTGGCGCAACGTCATTGGAAAAGTACGCCTTTATATCCAAATATTAAAGGGCGTTTAATTGCGAAAAATGATCAGCCTTTTTCAGCGCAATTGTTAAAGGAAAATAATTCTTTACGCCGTGAATTAAATTTGACTCAAACAGATCAATATCCGCAAGATAATGTGATTGTATCGGGTCAAGCTAAACTGACTAAAGTTGGGCAAGTTTCAGTTGAAGCAAAACTTGCGGATGAATTAGGTATCAAAATTGGTGATCAACTGACGTTTAGTTTGCCAGAGGGGCAATTAAAAGCTGAAGTTGTCAATTTACGTACTGTTGAATGGCAAAGTTTTAGTCCGAATTTTTTCTTTATTTTTACCCCAAAGACTTTGGATGAAAATGCAGGGAGCTATCTCGGTAGTTTTTATGTGCCAGCGACTGAAAAAACCAAAATGGTCAGTTTGATTCAGCAATTTTCCAATACTGTATTTATTGATGTGTCTTTGATTTTTGATGAGATTAAACGCCTTGTGAGTGTTCTCGTACAAATCATTACAGTGCTTGCTGTATTAGTGAGTTTGTCTGGTTTTCTTGTGTTGATTGCATGTATCAATTTACTGATGGATGAGCGGAAACGTGAAGTGGCGTTATTACGTTCTTTTGGCAGTTCGAAGCGTCAGCTCAAAAATATGATGATGCTTGAAATTGGTTTTATTGGATTATTGGCAGGGATTGTGTCATGTATTTTTGCTGAGGTGATTAGTGCAGTTGCGAGTTATCGGATGGATATGATAGTGCAATTGCATTGGGAAATTTGGTTGATTTTACCACTGGTAATGGCAGTGCTGTGTGCATTGATCGGGCGTTATCGTTTGAGTTATCTGTCTGATATTCCGCCGTTGCAAAGTTTGAGAGAGTTGGGGTGA
- a CDS encoding ABC transporter ATP-binding protein, with amino-acid sequence MSKVQNDSVSPIMPQVIISAQQLTQKIELPHQTLTIFENLNLEIQAGEQVAITGRSGSGKSTLLGILATLDQASAGQLTVCGESVEHLNEEQRALVRLKHIGFVFQSFQLLTHLSALENVMLPLRLQKDFNYAAAEQKALALLAKVGLERQSQQTPKVLSGGEQQRVAIARALISEPKIIFADEPTGNLDSHTAHEIEQLLFSLNQEMGTTLVLVTHDPALAAQCQRHYELKEGQLIEHLHQTQPEGV; translated from the coding sequence ATGTCTAAGGTTCAGAATGATTCGGTTTCTCCCATCATGCCACAAGTGATAATTTCTGCACAGCAACTGACACAAAAGATTGAACTCCCACATCAAACACTTACAATTTTTGAAAATTTGAACTTAGAAATTCAGGCAGGGGAACAGGTTGCCATTACAGGACGTTCAGGCTCAGGAAAATCAACATTATTAGGTATTCTGGCAACTTTGGATCAAGCCAGTGCAGGGCAGTTAACGGTATGCGGTGAGTCTGTTGAACATTTAAATGAAGAGCAACGCGCATTGGTTCGGTTAAAACATATTGGTTTTGTATTCCAGTCTTTTCAATTATTGACACACTTATCTGCACTTGAAAATGTCATGCTGCCTCTGCGCTTACAAAAAGATTTTAACTACGCAGCCGCTGAACAAAAAGCATTGGCTCTGCTCGCCAAAGTAGGTCTAGAGCGCCAAAGTCAACAGACCCCAAAAGTATTATCAGGGGGGGAACAGCAACGTGTAGCAATTGCACGGGCGCTCATTTCTGAGCCAAAAATTATTTTTGCTGATGAACCCACAGGGAATTTAGACAGTCATACTGCACATGAAATTGAACAGCTTTTGTTTAGCTTAAATCAAGAAATGGGCACAACACTTGTACTCGTGACACATGATCCTGCTTTGGCAGCACAATGCCAACGCCATTATGAGTTAAAAGAAGGGCAACTCATTGAACATTTACATCAAACTCAGCCAGAGGGTGTGTAA
- a CDS encoding DedA family protein, which yields MEQLGYLGIALLMFLDNVFPPIPSEVIMPSAGFTAAQGQLSLIGVIVAGSLGSLIAAAALYWIGRKISHDALFRWVNQYGKYLFIKADDVKKALDWFEKYGHRVVFFGRMIPAVRSLISIPAGMSHMPFWKFMTYSMLGTVIWTTFLATVGYYFGNNTALMQQIFSNVGYMIVAIVALFVVYLWFKKRKNG from the coding sequence ATGGAGCAATTAGGCTACCTCGGTATTGCCTTACTCATGTTTCTTGATAATGTTTTTCCGCCTATTCCCTCAGAAGTGATCATGCCCTCTGCTGGTTTTACCGCTGCACAAGGACAACTCAGTCTAATCGGTGTCATCGTTGCAGGTAGTCTTGGTTCTTTGATTGCAGCCGCAGCACTATATTGGATCGGGCGTAAAATATCTCATGATGCCTTGTTCCGTTGGGTCAATCAGTATGGAAAATATCTCTTTATCAAAGCAGATGATGTTAAAAAAGCCTTAGATTGGTTTGAAAAATATGGGCATCGTGTGGTTTTCTTTGGACGGATGATTCCTGCCGTTCGATCGTTGATTAGCATTCCTGCTGGGATGAGTCATATGCCTTTTTGGAAATTCATGACTTATAGTATGCTTGGCACGGTGATTTGGACGACTTTTTTAGCAACCGTCGGGTATTACTTTGGGAACAATACTGCACTGATGCAGCAAATTTTTAGCAATGTTGGCTATATGATTGTGGCTATTGTTGCCTTGTTCGTAGTTTATCTTTGGTTTAAAAAAAGAAAAAATGGCTAA
- the thrH gene encoding bifunctional phosphoserine phosphatase/homoserine phosphotransferase ThrH produces the protein MEIVCLDLEGVLVPEIWINFAKKTGIKELEATTRDIPDYDVLMTQRLNILKQHGLGLNDIQAVIADMGPFEGAKEFVEWVRTHFQLIILSDTFYEFAHPLMQQLGWPTIFCHKLETDENGMITAYKLRQPDQKREAVKALHGLNYRVIAAGDSYNDTTMLGEADKGFLFDAPENVIREFPQFPPIHGYAALKEAIRNASVRDIPA, from the coding sequence ATGGAAATCGTATGTCTTGATCTTGAGGGTGTTTTGGTTCCAGAAATCTGGATCAATTTTGCTAAAAAAACAGGGATCAAAGAATTAGAAGCAACAACTCGTGATATTCCAGACTACGATGTGTTGATGACTCAACGTTTAAATATCCTAAAACAACATGGTTTAGGTTTAAACGATATTCAAGCTGTGATTGCAGACATGGGGCCTTTTGAAGGTGCAAAAGAGTTTGTGGAATGGGTGCGCACGCATTTCCAATTGATTATTCTTTCAGATACGTTCTATGAATTTGCTCATCCTTTGATGCAACAACTGGGTTGGCCAACCATTTTCTGCCATAAATTAGAAACTGATGAAAATGGCATGATTACTGCGTATAAATTGCGTCAGCCTGATCAAAAGCGTGAAGCTGTGAAAGCACTTCATGGTTTGAATTATCGTGTGATTGCAGCAGGTGATTCGTATAACGATACCACGATGTTGGGTGAAGCTGACAAAGGTTTCTTGTTTGATGCGCCTGAAAATGTGATTCGTGAATTTCCACAATTCCCACCGATTCATGGTTATGCAGCGTTGAAAGAGGCGATTCGTAATGCTTCTGTACGTGACATTCCAGCTTAA
- a CDS encoding PA1571 family protein, with protein sequence MSVSEQLITRGIKHVLENQPKNTCVMLDDNGQEIKITKDMVVNVCHQLLNKCRNVKN encoded by the coding sequence ATGAGCGTAAGTGAACAATTAATAACTCGTGGTATCAAACATGTATTGGAAAACCAACCTAAAAATACATGTGTAATGTTGGATGACAATGGTCAAGAAATTAAAATCACCAAAGATATGGTGGTGAATGTTTGTCACCAATTACTGAATAAATGTCGTAATGTTAAAAATTAA
- a CDS encoding WS/DGAT/MGAT family O-acyltransferase produces the protein MRPLHPIDFIFLNLEKRQQPMHVGGLFLFQIPDHAPSTFIQDLVADIRNSKSIPVPPFNNRLNGFFWDEDEEFDIDHHFRHIALPHPGRIRELLVYISQEHSALIDRAKPLWTCHIIEGIEGNRFAMYFKIHHAMIDGVAGMRLLEKSFSKDSNSKTIIPPWCVEGKRAKRLKETKLGKIKKVFEGLKGQVEAAPKVTQELCQTIFKEMGKNPDYVSTFQAPSSLFNQRVSSSRRFAAQSFELDRFRDISKALGVTINDVVLAVCSGALRDYLITQNALPKKPLIAMVPASLRDDDSDMSNRITMILANLGTHKEQPLERLEIIQRSVQNSKNRFKRMTSNQILNYSAFVYGAAGVNIASGLLPKHQAFNVIISNVPGPREPLYWNGAKLDALYPASIVLDGQALNITMTSYLDKLEVGLTGCRKSLPKLQNLLTHLENEIQKFEQLIPQKTQVSEQTPVEIPLKTNNVIEESIQTQKPS, from the coding sequence ATGCGCCCATTACACCCGATCGATTTTATTTTCTTAAATTTAGAAAAACGCCAACAGCCAATGCACGTGGGGGGATTATTCTTATTCCAAATTCCAGACCATGCCCCATCTACATTTATTCAAGATCTAGTGGCTGATATTCGTAATTCGAAATCTATCCCTGTTCCACCTTTTAATAACCGCTTAAATGGTTTTTTTTGGGATGAAGATGAAGAGTTCGATATTGATCATCACTTCCGTCATATTGCCCTACCACACCCAGGCCGTATTCGTGAATTATTGGTCTATATTTCGCAAGAGCACAGTGCTTTGATTGATCGTGCAAAACCTTTATGGACTTGTCATATCATCGAAGGGATTGAAGGCAATCGCTTTGCCATGTATTTCAAAATCCATCATGCCATGATTGATGGTGTTGCAGGTATGCGCTTACTCGAAAAGTCATTCTCTAAAGATTCAAATTCTAAGACCATCATTCCACCATGGTGTGTAGAAGGTAAACGTGCCAAGCGTTTAAAAGAAACCAAATTAGGAAAAATCAAGAAAGTTTTTGAAGGTCTCAAAGGACAAGTTGAAGCGGCTCCGAAAGTGACTCAGGAATTGTGTCAGACCATTTTCAAAGAAATGGGCAAAAACCCTGACTATGTTTCAACTTTCCAAGCACCGAGCAGTCTGTTTAACCAACGTGTCAGTTCTTCACGCCGCTTTGCCGCTCAATCGTTTGAACTAGATCGTTTCAGAGATATTTCTAAAGCGCTGGGTGTAACGATTAATGATGTCGTTTTGGCTGTTTGTTCTGGTGCACTCCGTGATTATCTGATTACTCAAAATGCCTTGCCAAAGAAACCACTCATCGCAATGGTTCCAGCATCCTTACGTGATGACGACTCAGACATGAGTAACCGTATCACCATGATTTTAGCAAATTTAGGCACACATAAAGAGCAACCTTTAGAACGTTTAGAAATCATTCAACGTAGTGTACAGAACTCTAAAAATCGCTTTAAGCGCATGACCTCAAATCAAATTTTAAACTACAGTGCTTTTGTATATGGTGCTGCCGGAGTCAATATTGCATCGGGGCTATTACCAAAACACCAAGCTTTCAACGTCATCATTTCCAATGTACCAGGTCCTCGTGAACCTTTGTACTGGAATGGTGCGAAACTAGATGCACTCTACCCTGCATCTATTGTTTTGGATGGACAGGCACTGAACATCACCATGACCAGTTATTTGGATAAATTGGAAGTAGGATTGACGGGTTGCCGTAAATCATTGCCTAAATTGCAAAATTTATTGACGCATTTAGAAAATGAAATCCAAAAGTTTGAGCAGTTAATTCCTCAAAAAACACAGGTATCTGAACAAACTCCAGTTGAAATTCCATTGAAAACCAACAATGTAATTGAAGAATCTATCCAAACACAAAAGCCCTCATAA